A genomic window from Triticum urartu cultivar G1812 chromosome 7, Tu2.1, whole genome shotgun sequence includes:
- the LOC125525405 gene encoding nonsense-mediated mRNA decay factor SMG9-like isoform X2: MAAGQPQLLAGVGDRGSSSFSSSSSHPPPPPPPKILLAKPPLPPPGADDEGAGGGGGARARQGPQPGSLSLVSDAWEVHTDKILPYLTENNDFMVIGIIGPPGVGKSTIMNELYGYDGSSPGMHPPFATQTEEIKAMAKHCTAGVDFRISHERVILLDTQPVYSPSILMDMMRPDGSSSLPVLNGDPLPADLAHELMGIQLGVFLASVCNIVLVVSEGINDFSMWELMLTVDLLKNNIPDPSLLTSSTPDKENKNDNQSGSEDYMADLCFVHARLRDHDFSPSKLRLLRETLEKHFESSSFNIGSSSATPEVTDSSVAPSTKVEELSSSQQDVFLLPLRSHDNSAKFEYGTYSSMLGKLRDQVLARPLRPFAKNLTERDWLRSSAKIWDMVKRSPVASDYCKALQSSGLFRK; encoded by the exons ATGGCCGCCGGACAGCCGCAGCTGCTCGCCGGCGTCGGCGACCGGGGCTCCTcatccttctcctcctcctcctcccacccgccgccaccgcctccgccCAAGATCCTCCTCGCAAAGCCGCCGCTTCCGCCCCCCGGCGCCGACGACGAgggcgctggcggcggcggcggcgcccgcGCGCGGCAGGGGCCGCAGCCTGGCTCGCTCAGCCTCGTCTCCGACGCCTGGGAGGTCCACACCGACAAGATCCTGCCG TATTTGACAGAGAACAACGATTTCATGGTGATCGGGATAATCGGCCCACCTGGTGTGGGCAAGTCAACCATCATGAACGAGCTTTATGGATATGATGGAAGCTCACCTG GAATGCATCCTCCTTTTGCTACACAAACGGAGGAAATCAAAGCGATGGCAAAGCACTGTACTGCAGGTGTTGATTTCAGGATATCTCATGAACGAGTTATACTTCTCGACACCCAG CCAGTATACAGTCCATCCATCCTAATGGATATGATGAGGCCAGATGGTTCATCTTCACTTCCTGTTCTTAACGGCGATCCATTACCAGCAGACCTGGCCCATGAGCTAATGGGAATCCAG CTTGGTGTTTTCTTGGCATCTGTCTGTAATATTGTGTTGGTTGTGTCAGAAGGGATCAATGATTTTTCCATGTGGGAGCTCATGCTTACG GTTGATTTGTTGAAGAATAACATACCTGACCCATCATTGTTAACATCATCTACACCAGACAAGGAAAATAAGAATGATAACCAATCAGGCAGTGAAGATTACATGGCCGATCTCTGTTTTGTGCATGCTAG ATTGAGGGACCATGACTTTTCTCCTTCAAAGCTCAGGCTTCTACGGGAGACTCTTGAAAAACACTTCGAGTCCTCTTCATTTAACATTGGCAGCTCTAGTGCGACACCTGAAGTTACCGATTCCTCGGTTGCTCCAAGCACGAAAGTTGAAGAGTTGAGCTCCAGCCAGCAGGACGTGTTCCTTCTTCCATTAAGATCACATGATAACTCAGCAAAGTTTGAGTATGGGACATACTCATCCATGCTAGGAAAGCTTCGTGATCAG GTCCTGGCGAGGCCGTTGAGGCCGTTCGCGAAGAACCTCACAGAGCGTGACTGGCTGAGGAGCTCGGCCAAGATATGGGACATGGTGAAGAGATCTCCCGTCGCCTCGGACTACTGCAAGGCGCTCCAGAGCTCGGGATTGTTCAGGAAGTAG
- the LOC125525404 gene encoding 4-hydroxyphenylacetaldehyde oxime monooxygenase-like, with translation MGSASQLTELLPQQWQLLLFILPLISLLFLHRRRSRPGGLRLPPGPWKLPVVGNLHQIGPLPHRSLSALARRHGPVMLLHLGTVPTVVLSSPEAAREALKMHDADCCSRPPAAGPRLLSYGYKDVAFSPYSDYVRDMRKLFIIELLSRRRVQAACYARDTQMGNLVKNLTNAGRKPVAVADHIFATLDGIIGSFAFGENYAAEQFKGQFVPVLNETMDMLSGFSAEDFFPNSVGRLVDKVTGIKSRRERIFKKIDAFFEQVIDQCIDDDPSRRRQPDDECTSVLVQELVDLWKNPAGATNSFTREHAKAILMNTFVGGNHTSSVTINWAMAELIRQPRLLGKVQNEIRAIGGKTELLQHDDMPKLKYLKMVVKETLRLHPPATLLVPRETTGRIQVAGYDIPAKTKIIVNAWAIGRDPGAWNDDPEEFRPERFQDKDVDFNGAHFELLPFGSGRRICPGLAMGVANVEFILANMLYCFNWELPDGVSCEDVNMEEAGALTFRKKTPLMLVPTRYSMCP, from the exons ATGGGGAGCGCTTCTCAGCTTACAGAGCTCCTACCCCAACAATGGCAGCTCCTCCTATTCATTCTCCCACTTATCTCCCTCCTCTTCCTACACCGGAGACGGAGCAGGCCCGGTGGCCTTAGGCTGCCACCAGGGCCCTGGAAGCTGCCCGTCGTCGGCAACCTCCACCAGATCGGCCCGTTGCCCCACCGGAGCCTGTCGGCGCTCGCAAGGCGGCACGGGCCGGTCATGTTGCTGCACCTGGGCACGGTTCCGACGGTGGTGCTGTCCTCGCCGGAGGCCGCGCGGGAGGCTCTAAAGATGCATGATGCGGACTGCTGCAGCCGGCCTCCCGCGGCCGGGCCGCGCCTGCTGTCGTATGGCTACAAGGACGTCGCCTTCTCCCCCTACAGCGACTACGTCCGCGACATGCGCAAGCTTTTCATCATCGAGCTGCTCAGCCGCCGCCGCGTGCAGGCCGCTTGCTACGCTCGCGATACCCAG ATGGGAAATCTTGTGAAGAACCTCACCAATGCCGGTCGAAAGCCGGTGGCAGTCGCCGACCACATCTTTGCCACGCTGGACGGGATCATCGGCTCTTTCGCCTTTGGCGAAAACTACGCGGCGGAGCAGTTCAAGGGGCAGTTTGTTCCCGTGCTGAACGAGACCATGGACATGCTGAGCGGCTTCTCTGCCGAGGACTTCTTCCCCAACAGCGTTGGTCGCCTCGTCGACAAAGTTACGGGCATTAAGTCCCGCCGAGAGAGGATCTTCAAGAAGATTGATGCCTTCTTTGAACAAGTCATCGACCAGTGCATCGACGACGATCCCAGTCGCAGAAGGCAGCCCGATGACGAGTGCACATCTGTACTCGTGCAAGAGCTCGTGGACCTTTGGAAAAATCCTGCAGGAGCCACCAACAGCTTCACAAGGGAACATGCCAAGGCCATCCTCATG AACACTTTCGTCGGTGGCAATCACACTAGCTCAGTGACAATAAACTGGGCAATGGCGGAGCTAATTCGGCAGCCAAGGTTACTCGGCAAGGTACAAAATGAAATCAGGGCCATCGGAGGCAAGACAGAGCTCCTGCAGCACGACGACATGCCCAAGCTCAAATACCTGAAGATGGTGGTGAAGGAGACGCTGCGGCTGCATCCCCCGGCGACGTTGCTCGTCCCGAGGGAGACCACGGGGCGGATTCAGGTCGCAGGATACGACATCCCAGCCAAGACAAAGATCATCGTGAACGCATGGGCTATCGGTAGGGACCCAGGCGCGTGGAATGATGATCCGGAGGAATTTCGCCCAGAAAGGTTCCAGGACAAGGATGTTGACTTCAATGGGGCGCATTTCGAGCTTTTGCCGTTTGGGTCGGGACGACGGATCTGCCCGGGATTGGCCATGGGCGTGGCTAACGTCGAGTTCATCTTGGCCAATATGCTCTACTGTTTCAACTGGGAGCTCCCTGATGGGGTGAGCTGTGAGGATGTCAACATGGAGGAGGCAGGGGCGCTGACTTTCCGAAAGAAGACACCACTCATGCTGGTGCCGACAAGGTACAGTATGTGTCCTTGA
- the LOC125525405 gene encoding nonsense-mediated mRNA decay factor SMG9-like isoform X1, whose protein sequence is MAAGQPQLLAGVGDRGSSSSSSSHPPPPPPPKILLAKPPLPPPSSSGADDEGAGGGGGARARQGPQPGSLSLVSDAWEVHTDKILPYLTENNDFMVIGIIGPPGVGKSTIMNELYGYDGSSPGMHPPFATQTEEIKAMAKHCTAGVDFRISHERVILLDTQPVYSPSILMDMMRPDGSSSLPVLNGDPLPADLAHELMGIQLGVFLASVCNIVLVVSEGINDFSMWELMLTVDLLKNNIPDPSLLTSSTPDKENKNDNQSGSEDYMADLCFVHARLRDHDFSPSKLRLLRETLEKHFESSSFNIGSSSATPEVTDSSVAPSTKVEELSSSQQDVFLLPLRSHDNSAKFEYGTYSSMLGKLRDQVLARPLRPFAKNLTERDWLRSSAKIWDMVKRSPVASDYCKALQSSGLFRK, encoded by the exons ATGGCCGCCGGACAGCCGCAGCTGCTCGCCGGCGTCGGCGACCGGGgctcctcatcctcctcctcctcccacccgccgccaccgcctccgccCAAGATCCTCCTCGCGAAGCCGCCTCTGCCGCCCCCCTCGTCCTCCGGCGCCGACGACGAG ggcgctggcggcggcggcggcgcccgcGCGCGGCAGGGGCCGCAGCCTGGCTCGCTCAGCCTCGTCTCCGACGCCTGGGAGGTCCACACCGACAAGATCCTGCCG TATTTGACAGAGAACAACGATTTCATGGTGATCGGGATAATCGGCCCACCTGGTGTGGGCAAGTCAACCATCATGAACGAGCTTTATGGATATGATGGAAGCTCACCTG GAATGCATCCTCCTTTTGCTACACAAACGGAGGAAATCAAAGCGATGGCAAAGCACTGTACTGCAGGTGTTGATTTCAGGATATCTCATGAACGAGTTATACTTCTCGACACCCAG CCAGTATACAGTCCATCCATCCTAATGGATATGATGAGGCCAGATGGTTCATCTTCACTTCCTGTTCTTAACGGCGATCCATTACCAGCAGACCTGGCCCATGAGCTAATGGGAATCCAG CTTGGTGTTTTCTTGGCATCTGTCTGTAATATTGTGTTGGTTGTGTCAGAAGGGATCAATGATTTTTCCATGTGGGAGCTCATGCTTACG GTTGATTTGTTGAAGAATAACATACCTGACCCATCATTGTTAACATCATCTACACCAGACAAGGAAAATAAGAATGATAACCAATCAGGCAGTGAAGATTACATGGCCGATCTCTGTTTTGTGCATGCTAG ATTGAGGGACCATGACTTTTCTCCTTCAAAGCTCAGGCTTCTACGGGAGACTCTTGAAAAACACTTCGAGTCCTCTTCATTTAACATTGGCAGCTCTAGTGCGACACCTGAAGTTACCGATTCCTCGGTTGCTCCAAGCACGAAAGTTGAAGAGTTGAGCTCCAGCCAGCAGGACGTGTTCCTTCTTCCATTAAGATCACATGATAACTCAGCAAAGTTTGAGTATGGGACATACTCATCCATGCTAGGAAAGCTTCGTGATCAG GTCCTGGCGAGGCCGTTGAGGCCGTTCGCGAAGAACCTCACAGAGCGTGACTGGCTGAGGAGCTCGGCCAAGATATGGGACATGGTGAAGAGATCTCCCGTCGCCTCGGACTACTGCAAGGCGCTCCAGAGCTCGGGATTGTTCAGGAAGTAG